In Anaerolineales bacterium, the following proteins share a genomic window:
- a CDS encoding nitroreductase family protein, with protein MKVSEAIRLKRAVRKFQDKPLPEDVIRAILNAGRRSQSSKNEQGWQFIAIRDKSVLKALSECGQWAGHLAGAALGVAILTPDPLGKFQTMFDAGQAAAFMQLAAWELGVGSCPASIYDGELARQILGFPPEWHLRVALSFGYPLDEGKLSSAPKSGGRRSLEEVVHWERW; from the coding sequence ATGAAAGTTTCGGAAGCCATTCGTTTGAAACGCGCGGTGAGAAAATTTCAAGACAAGCCTCTGCCCGAGGATGTGATCCGCGCCATCCTCAACGCGGGACGGCGTTCACAGTCGTCGAAGAACGAGCAGGGTTGGCAATTCATCGCCATTCGAGATAAATCGGTCTTGAAGGCGTTGTCCGAGTGCGGTCAATGGGCGGGACATCTCGCAGGCGCGGCGCTGGGCGTCGCGATCCTCACGCCCGATCCGCTTGGAAAATTCCAGACGATGTTCGACGCGGGTCAAGCGGCGGCGTTCATGCAACTCGCCGCCTGGGAGTTGGGAGTCGGCTCGTGCCCCGCTTCGATCTATGACGGCGAACTGGCGCGCCAAATTTTAGGTTTTCCGCCCGAGTGGCATTTGCGCGTCGCGCTGTCGTTTGGGTATCCGCTGGATGAGGGGAAGTTATCGTCCGCGCCGAAGTCTGGTGGGCGAAGGTCGTTGGAGGAAGTGGTGCATTGGGAGAGGTGGTAA